A part of Sulfurimonas sp. HSL-1716 genomic DNA contains:
- a CDS encoding glutathionylspermidine synthase family protein — protein sequence MVTLRDIKPLDDKSLEEIGFTWHTDSDGSKYIADKLVEITHEEAEAYYEAVNELYDMYAEAAEFVIDNDLFFELGIPFNLIEMIKKSWENDVHWHVYGRFDLAGGVGGDPIKLIEFNADTPTSLFETAVLQWALLKYNDMNENEQFNNVYDAVRENFRRLITLFDDPEKFDELYDGWKILFSSVEGNTEEEVTTRLLQQIATDAGFATAFEFIQNVRFGDEEICDANDNPYEYWFKLYPFEDIAHDEPELATMLTNIMQNQKAILLNPPYTLLFQSKGMMKILCDLFPDSPYLLRTSFEPLDVKCVEKPVFGREGANTKILSKTGEVLKANDGPYGNYKKVYQEYVEFSKDVHGNKYQAGVFFAYEACGLGYRRGGDILDNMSKFVGHVLVG from the coding sequence ATGGTAACGCTAAGAGATATAAAACCCCTTGACGACAAATCGCTCGAAGAGATCGGATTTACCTGGCATACAGACAGCGACGGAAGCAAATATATCGCCGACAAACTTGTAGAGATTACGCATGAAGAAGCCGAAGCTTACTATGAAGCGGTCAATGAACTCTACGATATGTACGCAGAAGCTGCCGAGTTTGTCATAGACAATGATCTGTTCTTTGAACTCGGAATCCCGTTTAACTTGATAGAGATGATAAAAAAAAGCTGGGAAAATGATGTTCACTGGCATGTTTATGGGAGATTCGATCTTGCAGGAGGAGTAGGAGGAGATCCGATAAAGCTCATAGAGTTCAACGCGGACACGCCGACATCACTCTTTGAAACCGCCGTACTTCAATGGGCGCTCTTAAAATACAACGATATGAACGAGAATGAGCAGTTCAACAACGTTTACGACGCAGTGCGCGAGAATTTCCGCCGTCTGATAACGCTCTTTGACGATCCAGAGAAGTTTGACGAGCTTTACGACGGATGGAAGATACTTTTCTCATCGGTAGAAGGCAACACCGAAGAGGAGGTCACGACCAGACTTCTTCAGCAGATCGCGACCGACGCGGGATTTGCTACGGCTTTTGAGTTCATCCAAAACGTAAGATTTGGCGATGAGGAGATATGCGACGCCAACGACAATCCTTATGAATACTGGTTTAAACTCTATCCGTTTGAAGATATAGCCCATGATGAGCCGGAGCTTGCCACGATGCTCACAAACATCATGCAAAACCAAAAGGCGATTCTTTTGAATCCGCCTTATACCCTGCTCTTTCAATCAAAAGGGATGATGAAGATACTCTGTGATCTTTTTCCCGATTCACCTTATCTGCTTCGCACCTCTTTTGAACCGCTTGACGTAAAGTGTGTGGAAAAACCTGTGTTCGGACGTGAAGGAGCGAATACGAAGATACTCTCAAAAACCGGCGAAGTGCTAAAAGCCAACGACGGTCCCTACGGCAACTATAAAAAGGTATATCAGGAATACGTCGAGTTTAGCAAAGACGTCCACGGCAACAAATATCAAGCGGGAGTGTTTTTCGCATATGAAGCATGCGGTCTGGGATACAGACGCGGCGGCGATATTTTGGACAATATGAGCAAATTCGTGGGACATGTACTGGTCGGCTGA
- a CDS encoding TlpA disulfide reductase family protein: MKKRNLNKLIKEAVIFILILFVFSNIVSYVRAPSFENKKLPSFSAVTIEGKKFDSTDTKNAKPIMIHFWATWCPTCKMENSTIASLSKKFNVITVVENSGDDEKIKEFLKEKNLKLNVINDKDSHLASLFKISGYPTTFIYDKEGVLKFSEVGYSSYLTLYLKLLYAHR; this comes from the coding sequence ATGAAAAAGCGCAATCTAAACAAGCTTATAAAAGAGGCGGTGATCTTCATCCTTATACTCTTTGTTTTCAGCAATATCGTAAGCTATGTGAGAGCCCCGTCATTTGAGAACAAGAAACTGCCCTCCTTTAGTGCAGTGACTATCGAAGGCAAAAAGTTCGATTCGACGGACACAAAAAATGCGAAACCGATTATGATCCATTTTTGGGCGACATGGTGTCCCACCTGCAAGATGGAAAACTCCACGATAGCTTCGCTCTCCAAGAAGTTCAACGTCATCACAGTAGTGGAAAACTCGGGCGATGATGAAAAGATAAAAGAGTTTTTAAAAGAGAAAAATCTGAAGCTTAACGTCATAAACGACAAGGATTCACATCTGGCTTCACTCTTTAAGATCAGCGGATATCCTACTACCTTCATCTATGACAAAGAGGGAGTGTTAAAATTCAGCGAGGTCGGTTACAGCTCCTATCTGACTCTGTACCTGAAACTTTTATACGCACATAGGTAA